From Paenibacillus graminis, a single genomic window includes:
- a CDS encoding MupG family TIM beta-alpha barrel fold protein — protein sequence MSGVLVSLTEQSLDQTMEYLSYMQLNGFNSIFTSLQIPEEDPQELLEPLTQIGRFALGHNMLFMVDVSPRTFNHFSLQQLKDSGVTGLRIDNGMEIGEIAGLTHEWRVALNASTIDQAFLDGLRGEQANFASLEAWHNYYPRPETGLELAAFQNQNRWLQSQGLTVAAFIPGDGDLRGPLHEGLPSLEKHRHLSPFAGFLELVHECFVDHVLIGDLSVSSWTMQQFQAWNEGTVLLGVENQRPSHVWESVHHNRPDIARDVIRSEEARQHFSGSILPEHTVERPTGALTIDNDKYLRYCGEFQIVLHPLPADERVNVIGYVAQRDIPLLPFLHKRRLPFRFLATTSYCE from the coding sequence ATGAGTGGTGTATTGGTATCACTAACCGAGCAGAGCCTTGATCAGACAATGGAATATTTGAGCTACATGCAGTTAAATGGTTTTAACTCTATTTTTACTTCTCTGCAGATTCCGGAGGAGGACCCGCAGGAGCTGCTGGAGCCGCTAACGCAGATCGGGAGGTTTGCCCTCGGACACAATATGCTTTTTATGGTGGATGTGTCGCCAAGAACCTTTAACCATTTCTCGTTACAGCAATTGAAAGACAGCGGTGTTACAGGATTAAGAATTGATAACGGGATGGAGATCGGTGAAATTGCCGGGCTGACCCATGAGTGGCGTGTTGCTTTGAATGCGAGTACGATCGATCAGGCATTTTTAGACGGCTTGCGCGGGGAACAGGCGAATTTCGCTTCCTTAGAGGCTTGGCACAATTATTACCCCAGACCGGAGACCGGCCTTGAACTGGCAGCGTTCCAGAACCAGAACCGCTGGCTGCAGTCTCAAGGGTTAACTGTTGCTGCCTTTATCCCCGGGGACGGGGATTTAAGAGGCCCGCTGCATGAGGGGCTGCCAAGCCTGGAAAAGCATCGTCATTTGTCTCCATTTGCCGGCTTCCTGGAATTGGTACACGAGTGTTTTGTGGATCATGTCCTCATTGGCGATCTATCGGTAAGCTCTTGGACGATGCAGCAATTTCAGGCCTGGAATGAGGGAACAGTGTTATTAGGCGTGGAGAACCAAAGGCCGTCACATGTATGGGAGTCTGTCCACCATAACCGTCCTGATATAGCCCGTGACGTCATTCGTTCAGAGGAGGCGCGGCAGCATTTTAGTGGAAGCATTCTTCCGGAGCATACCGTGGAACGTCCAACCGGAGCGCTAACGATTGATAATGATAAATATTTAAGGTACTGCGGGGAATTTCAAATTGTTCTCCATCCTTTGCCTGCCGATGAACGGGTTAACGTAATTGGGTACGTCGCCCAAAGGGATATTCCCCTGCTGCCGTTTCTGCATAAGCGCCGGCTTCCCTTTCGGTTTCTTGCCACAACATCCTATTGTGAATAA